The genomic segment CTCCCATCGATCCAGCAATGTTCGGCAGCGCGACGGATGCGATGGAGGTGTCGAGCACCTCCATGAATGTCGCCAGCATCACGCTGATTGCGACGATCCATGGATTTACCTGCGGGAAGCCATCAATCGAAGCAGGCTTGCGCGGCGGCGGTGGTGGAGTGGCAGAAATCTCTGACGTTAATTGCGGCGGTTCCAGAACGCTCGCCACTGCCTGATTCCATCCTTGCCGCGCTCGACGGAGCGACACTTCAGGCTAGGTCGGAAAAGGGCCGCAGGGCTGTGCCGGGAATCACAAAAGGCAGAGAACAAGGTATAGGAAGGCGGGGGCCGCGGTCGCGGCGCGGCCCCAGTCTCACTCCGCCCGGAGGGTTTGCATAGGGTCGGCTCGAGCAGCCCTGCGCGCCGGCACGTACGAAGCGAGCAGCGCAACCGCGGGCACCATGAGGATCACGCATCCGTATATGAGCGGGTCGGCAGTGCTCACGCCGTAAATCAGCGTCTGCATCACGCGGCCCAGGCTAAGCGCCAGCGCGACGCCGATAATGGTTCCCGGCACCGCGAGCTTTGCGCTGTGAACGAGCACCATCCGCAGGAGATCGCCGCGCTGAGCGCCGAGCGCGACCCTGAGGCCGAACTCAGTACTCCGCTGCGCGACGGTGTATGCAATCACTCCGTAAGCGCCGATACCGGCGAGCACCACGGCGAGCGCGGCGAAAAGTCCCACCAGCACAAACGTAAATCGCGGCGTCGAGATCGATGCGTCCGCAACCTGATTCATCAGCTTGATGTCGGCCACGGCCAACTCTGGATCGAGTTGGTGCACCGCGTTGCGCAATCCATCCGCCACCTGACGCGGATCGGATTGCGTGCGAATGGCGATCGACATATCGGACTCCGACGCTTGGTACTCCGACCACCAGAAGGCCGGTTCGGCCGCAGGACTGTTGGGCTGGTCTTTCACATCGCCCACCACGCCAACCACAGTCATCCAGTCCTCATCCTTCTTGGGGTTGTCTTCGAAGCTGATGCGCCTTCCGATAACGTCTTCGCCGGGCCAGTACTTCTGCGCCATGGCCCAGTTGATGATGAGCACCCACGGCGCGCCCTTCTTATCGGCCTCCGTAAAGAAGCGCCCCTCGAGCAGCGGAATCCCCATGGCGCTAAAGTAGCCTGGAGTGGCCATGTGATACCGCGCGTGAGTCTCATTGTGCGGGTCGGGCTTCTTCCCCTCGATAGTCCATCCGCCGTTGTTTTCGTCGTAGCCTGTCCATGGCAGATCGCTGCCCGCGCCGGCGCTCACCACTCCAGGCAACTGGCTCAGCGTTGAGCTCAGCCGGCTGTAGAACTGCGCAGTCTGCTCGCCGGTCTTGTAGCGCTGGTGTGGAAGAGACAGGCTGGCGGTGAGCACGCGGTCTTCGCTGAACCCCGGATTGAGATGGAGGAGATTCAGGAACGTCCGCAGCATCAGCCCCGCACCAATCAGAAGCACACATGCAAGGCTGACTTCTGCGACAACGAGCGCATTGCGCAGGCGGTTCTGAGGGCGCGTGGCGGTAGAGCTTCGGCTGCCTTGCTGCAGACCGGTCTTCGGATCGGTGTGCGAAGCCTGCAGTGCAGGCGCGAGCCCAAACAAGATTCCAGTAAGAACACTGATCAGCAATGTGAATCCCAGCACAGGCCAGCTGACATGAATATCATGCGCGCGCGGGAAGTCAGCGGGCAGCAGCGAGACAAGACCGCGCACTCCGCCGAATGCCAGAGCCAGCCCGAGCACTCCGCCGGTGAGCGAGATGATCAAGCTCTCCGTGATGAGCTGGCGAATCACGCGCAGCCTCGGCGCGCCCAGCGCCAGCCGTACGGCAATCTCACGCTGCCTCGCCGATGCTCGCGCCAGCAGCAGATTCGCCGCATTAGCGCAAGCGATCAGCAGCACGATACCGACCGCGCCGAGCAAAACAAGAAGCATCCGTCGCGTATTGCCCACAACTTCGGAATAAAGCGGAATGAGAAGGACGCGCCAGCCGGTTCCGTCCGCGGAGTGCTCGCGACCAATCTGCGCCATGATGGCGTTCATCTCGTCGTGCGCCTGCTGAACGCTCACGCCCGCCTTCAGCCTCGCAATGCCTTCAATATAGTGCGAGCCGCGTTGGTTCGAGTTTCCCCCAAACGAGAACGGCCACCACACATCCACGCTTTCGCCATATGCAACCGAGTGATAGACGTTTCCCGGATGCTCAGTTCCCGGCGGCATCACACCAATCACTGTGAATGGTTGCATGTTGAGCGTGATCTTGCGCCCAATGATGTTAGGGTCGGCGCCAAAGCGCGTCCGCCAGAGACGGTCGCTCAGGACCACCTGCAATCCATTGCCGGGCACTTCGGCCTGGAAGTCGAACTCGCGCCCGAGCTGCGGATGGAGGCCCAGCACCCGGAAGTATCCGGAGGTGATGCCGAAGCCGTTCAAACGCACCGGCTCGCCATCGCCCGAAAGCTGCACGTCGCCGCGTGTGAATGCCGCCATCGATTCGAACGAATGATTGCGTGCACGGAAATCGAGGAAGTCCCACGGGTTGAGCGGAAACTTCGGGAATTCCTGGCTCGTAAGGAATACCCGTACCAGGCGCTCGGGCTGATCGTAAGGCAAACGCTTGAGCAGCACTCCGTTGATCACGCTAAAAATGGCGCTGTTGGCCCCGATGCTGAGTGCGAGCGTCGCGATCATCACAATCGCAAACGTGGGATTGGCCACGAGTTGGCGCAGCGCATACTTCGTGTCGTCGATGGTGAGTTCGATAAGGCCGGTGCCGCGCGCATCGCGGCAGTCTTCTTTCACCTGTTCGTGTCCGCCAAAAGATAGGCGGGCCTGGCGCTTAGCTTCCTGTTCTGACATGCCGGACCTCATGAGTTTCTCGACCTGACGATCGAAGTGAAAGCGAAGCTCTTCGTCGAGCTCGTCTTCGATCTGCTTGTGGTGAATCAGCGCGCGGGTGCGATAGCGGAGATCATCCAGCATGGCTTCACGCTCCTTCTCAGGCGCCTTCCAGAACCTGTTCGACAGCGACGGCAAGCTTGCGCCACGCCTCGGTCTCCGCATCCAGCTGCTTCCTCCCCGTGCGCGTGAGCTCGTAGTACTTGGCGCGGCGATTGTTATCGGATGTGCCCCACTCAGCCTTAATCCACCCGCGGCGCTCCAGACGATGCAGCGCGGGATAGAGCGACCCCTGCTGGATGCTGAGCACCTCGCTGGAGACCTGCTGCACGCGTTCTGAGATGGCCCAACCATGCTGCGGTCCAGGCAAAAGAGTACGCAGGATAAGCAGGTCGAGCGTGCCCTGCGGAAGTTCGATGCGTCCAGTCAAAACCGTCCCCTTTCACTTCTACAAGTGGAGAGTAATACGACCTGTTGTAGAAGTGCAAGGGGAAACTCAGAGCCCAGGATAGAAGAGCGTGGGGAATCTGTGTGTCAATCGAGCGAGCCAGCGCATGAGATCTCCTTACTCGGTGCGAAGCGCCTGCATGGGATCGATGCGGCTTGCGCGCCACGCCGGCAGCATGCAGGCAATTCCGGCGACAACCAGAAGGGTTGCCGCGACGGCGGTATAGATGCCCGCATCCAGCGGCTTCGTATCGAAAAGCATGGAAGCGATGAGGCGGCCTGTTGCTGCCGATCCCGCGAGACCCAGCACCAGGCCGATCAGTGCAGGCCGCAGTCCGTCGAGTAGCATGAGGCGCATCACCTGCTTCCGCGGCGCGCCCAGCGCCATGCGAATCCCGATCTCCCCAGTTCGCTGCGTAACCAGATAAGCAAGCACACCATAGAGACCGGCTCCTGCAAGAATGAGAGCAATGACCGCGAAGCTCAGGATGAGCAGTGAGTCGAACTGTGAGTCAATCGTCGATTTTGCGATACTCTCACGGAACGTCATGACGTTCGAGACTGGCAGATCGCGATCGAGCCGCCCCACTACGTTCTCAATCGGCATTGCCAGCGACTCAACATTTCTCCCTCGCACGAAGATTGTTGCCCCGGTCCAGTCGTGCCCATACAGCGGCATATACATGGTGGGCTTGGGTGGCTCGTGGATATCCCACCGTACGTCGCCCACTACGCCGATGATTTCGTAAACGTCTTTGTTATATCCGAAGTGCAGGTGTTTCCCGATTGGATCCTGACCGGGGAACAACTGTTGCGCGGTAGAAAGAGATATCAACGCCACATCAGACCGCGAGAGGCGTTCGTCAGATGTGAAGATGCGTCCTCGCAGCAGCGGGATTTGAGCAGCGGCGAAATAGCCTGGGTCCGCGGCCCGCCGATGTATGTCGAGTAGGTCTTCCTGGCGTCGGGGCTGCTCGAGGGTATCCGCGAGCGAGTCGCCGCCCCAGCCCTGGCCGGGCGCAGTGCTGACCAGGCCGGCTGCTTCCACTCCCGGAAGCGCGCGCACTCCGGCGATCAGCTGTTCAAAAAATGCGACCTGCTGCACCTCTTCCTTGTAACGCGACTCCGGCAGGCTCACGTGCAATCTGAGTGCATTGTTAATGGGAATGCCCAGGTCGGTGGTGCGTAACCGCTGATAACTCTTGAGCAGGAGACCAGCCCCGGCCAACAGTACGACCGTGAGGCTGACTTCCAGGACAAGCAGAACCCTTCGCAGCGTGGCGCGCTGATGGCTGCCGCGATTCGCTCGCGACGACTCCTGCAGTGCGCTGAGCAGTCTCTTCCCATCTGCGCCCAGCGCGGAAATCAGCCCCGCGAACAGTGCGCAGGATGCAATCGCCGCAATCGTGAACAGCGCCACACCACCGTCGATGCGGATCGACTCGACGCGGTTCATGTCGGGGCGCATCTTCACAAGCAACTGCAGCGCAGCCCAGGAGATGCCGATCCCCACGGCTCCCGCCATTACCGAGATGAGAAGGCTCTCTGTCAGGCGCTCGCGCATCAGGCGCATGCGGCCGCCGCCAAGAGCGGTGCGGATGGCCATCTCCTTGCCCCGGGCGGCCGTGCGCGCAATCAAGAGGCTGGCTACGTTCATGCATGCGATGAGGAGCACGCAGCCGGTGGCGGCCAGCAGAGCGTAAAGTGGAGTTTTGTAATCGTGAACCGCGTCGTCGAGCATGGAGCGGCCATTGACGGCGCCGTTGACTCCTCCAGCCGCGTGCTCCTTCTTGATCTGAGCCTGCACCGCGCCCAACTGCGCAAGCACGGATTGAAGCGTTACTCCGGGCTTCAGACGCGCCATCACAATTCCTTCGTGATCGTCGTACGCCTTCAGGAGAGCCTCGGGGAACTCGTGCCCAACGGGCGTCCAAACTTGGACAGTATTGCCGCCGAATGCACTGTTGAACAGAAACGACGCAGGAAGAACTCCGACCACCGTGTAAGGTTTTGCATCGAGCCAGATGGTCTTGCCCACGATTGCGGGGTCCCCGGCATAACGGCGGCGCCAGAATGCATCGCTCAGCATTACAGTCGATTGCGCACTATGCTCATCGTCTGCCTCAGCGAATGTGCGGCCCAGTGCCGGCTGCACACCAAGAAGCGAGAACAGATTCCAGGAGCAGAATCCGGCGTCGATGCGTTCGGGGAGCTTTCCGCCTTCCGCGGAAACGTTGTAGTTCTGGAATGGCGATACCAGGGCCATCTGTTCCACGCCTGTAGCGGCGCGCTGCCACTCGGAAAAGCTTCCGGCCGCAACAGGGTTGAACATTCCCAAACCTTCGCTGGCAGACCGCTCATACAGGGTGACCAGGCGCTCCGGATCAGAGTAGGGAAGCGGCTTCAACAGCACGCCCCGCACGATCGTGAACAGCGCGACATTAGCGCCGATTCCGAGTGCCATGACGAGAATCGCAATCACCGTGAAGCCGGGCGTGCGCAGCAGCGTGCGGCAGCCGATGCGAACATCGTGCAGGAGAGACTCGGCGGCCGCCCAGTTCCATGTGTCGTGCGCCTGGTCGCGCAGCAGCGCGGGATTGCCGAAGGTGCGCAGCGCGGCGGCCCGGGCAG from the Occallatibacter riparius genome contains:
- a CDS encoding PadR family transcriptional regulator → MTGRIELPQGTLDLLILRTLLPGPQHGWAISERVQQVSSEVLSIQQGSLYPALHRLERRGWIKAEWGTSDNNRRAKYYELTRTGRKQLDAETEAWRKLAVAVEQVLEGA
- a CDS encoding ABC transporter permease, with the protein product MRWLSRLGVQFRMLFSRNRAHRELDAELRDHLDRQIAENTARGMSDESARAAALRTFGNPALLRDQAHDTWNWAAAESLLHDVRIGCRTLLRTPGFTVIAILVMALGIGANVALFTIVRGVLLKPLPYSDPERLVTLYERSASEGLGMFNPVAAGSFSEWQRAATGVEQMALVSPFQNYNVSAEGGKLPERIDAGFCSWNLFSLLGVQPALGRTFAEADDEHSAQSTVMLSDAFWRRRYAGDPAIVGKTIWLDAKPYTVVGVLPASFLFNSAFGGNTVQVWTPVGHEFPEALLKAYDDHEGIVMARLKPGVTLQSVLAQLGAVQAQIKKEHAAGGVNGAVNGRSMLDDAVHDYKTPLYALLAATGCVLLIACMNVASLLIARTAARGKEMAIRTALGGGRMRLMRERLTESLLISVMAGAVGIGISWAALQLLVKMRPDMNRVESIRIDGGVALFTIAAIASCALFAGLISALGADGKRLLSALQESSRANRGSHQRATLRRVLLVLEVSLTVVLLAGAGLLLKSYQRLRTTDLGIPINNALRLHVSLPESRYKEEVQQVAFFEQLIAGVRALPGVEAAGLVSTAPGQGWGGDSLADTLEQPRRQEDLLDIHRRAADPGYFAAAQIPLLRGRIFTSDERLSRSDVALISLSTAQQLFPGQDPIGKHLHFGYNKDVYEIIGVVGDVRWDIHEPPKPTMYMPLYGHDWTGATIFVRGRNVESLAMPIENVVGRLDRDLPVSNVMTFRESIAKSTIDSQFDSLLILSFAVIALILAGAGLYGVLAYLVTQRTGEIGIRMALGAPRKQVMRLMLLDGLRPALIGLVLGLAGSAATGRLIASMLFDTKPLDAGIYTAVAATLLVVAGIACMLPAWRASRIDPMQALRTE
- a CDS encoding ABC transporter permease, with amino-acid sequence MLDDLRYRTRALIHHKQIEDELDEELRFHFDRQVEKLMRSGMSEQEAKRQARLSFGGHEQVKEDCRDARGTGLIELTIDDTKYALRQLVANPTFAIVMIATLALSIGANSAIFSVINGVLLKRLPYDQPERLVRVFLTSQEFPKFPLNPWDFLDFRARNHSFESMAAFTRGDVQLSGDGEPVRLNGFGITSGYFRVLGLHPQLGREFDFQAEVPGNGLQVVLSDRLWRTRFGADPNIIGRKITLNMQPFTVIGVMPPGTEHPGNVYHSVAYGESVDVWWPFSFGGNSNQRGSHYIEGIARLKAGVSVQQAHDEMNAIMAQIGREHSADGTGWRVLLIPLYSEVVGNTRRMLLVLLGAVGIVLLIACANAANLLLARASARQREIAVRLALGAPRLRVIRQLITESLIISLTGGVLGLALAFGGVRGLVSLLPADFPRAHDIHVSWPVLGFTLLISVLTGILFGLAPALQASHTDPKTGLQQGSRSSTATRPQNRLRNALVVAEVSLACVLLIGAGLMLRTFLNLLHLNPGFSEDRVLTASLSLPHQRYKTGEQTAQFYSRLSSTLSQLPGVVSAGAGSDLPWTGYDENNGGWTIEGKKPDPHNETHARYHMATPGYFSAMGIPLLEGRFFTEADKKGAPWVLIINWAMAQKYWPGEDVIGRRISFEDNPKKDEDWMTVVGVVGDVKDQPNSPAAEPAFWWSEYQASESDMSIAIRTQSDPRQVADGLRNAVHQLDPELAVADIKLMNQVADASISTPRFTFVLVGLFAALAVVLAGIGAYGVIAYTVAQRSTEFGLRVALGAQRGDLLRMVLVHSAKLAVPGTIIGVALALSLGRVMQTLIYGVSTADPLIYGCVILMVPAVALLASYVPARRAARADPMQTLRAE